A region of Cellulophaga sp. RHA19 DNA encodes the following proteins:
- a CDS encoding L-threonylcarbamoyladenylate synthase yields MAHKNKPDQNFIDEINTCITVLQNGGVILYPTDTVWGIGCDATNEDAVKKIYQLKKRVNTKTMICLVANDFMLEKHVEKVPEVAFDIIDIADKPTTIVYDNPKNVAQNLIAKDNSLAIRVATDKFCQYLISKFKKPIVSTSANLSGEPTAKSFKEISSDILKGVDYAVNLQRNIQKVTPSSIIKLSNDGKVKVIRK; encoded by the coding sequence ATGGCACACAAAAATAAACCAGATCAGAACTTTATTGATGAAATAAATACATGTATTACTGTTTTACAAAATGGTGGTGTTATTTTATATCCTACAGATACTGTTTGGGGCATTGGTTGTGATGCAACTAATGAAGATGCCGTAAAAAAAATATATCAGCTTAAAAAAAGAGTAAATACTAAAACAATGATTTGCTTGGTTGCAAATGACTTTATGTTAGAAAAGCACGTAGAAAAAGTACCTGAAGTAGCCTTTGACATTATAGATATTGCAGACAAACCAACAACAATTGTATATGATAATCCAAAAAATGTAGCTCAAAATCTTATCGCTAAGGACAATAGCTTAGCAATTAGAGTTGCAACAGATAAATTTTGTCAATACTTAATAAGTAAGTTTAAAAAACCTATTGTTTCTACTTCTGCTAACCTTTCTGGAGAACCAACAGCTAAAAGTTTTAAAGAAATAAGTTCTGATATTTTAAAAGGTGTAGACTATGCCGTAAATTTGCAGCGAAACATACAAAAAGTCACCCCTTCATCAATTATTAAATTAAGTAATGATGGTAAAGTAAAGGTGATTCGGAAATAG
- a CDS encoding glycosyltransferase: MANICFLNSTKTWGGGEKWHYEACLHMHSKGHNVILVTNNQSELYKKIKKTDIQYVNLDINNLSFLNPFKIRKLNKVLKENNIDCIVINISEDLKIGGLAAKKAGVKRIVYRRGSATPIKNSFLNRYYFKNVITDVLTNSNATKLSVLANNKKLFPEEKIKIIYNAIDCSNNSKEILHNNNSNDELIITSLGRLEYEKNHQFLIHLSKELKDRNIKHKIYIGGDGSLKEKLVKLSKELNVHNEVIFLGFIDDIKKFIKSSHIFIHPSLWEGFGYVLAEASLCHKPVIAFNTTSIPEIVINNKSGYIVELNNVNKVANKVELLASNSKLRDELGTYGFNYINSTFNNSFIYKQMEEYLAPKNKKNKISALLITYNEENNICEVIENISFADEIIVIDSFSTDKTEELAKKYNNITFIKREFKNYTDQKSYALSLAKNNWILFVDADERISLSLKNEIISTVNSSNPAAAYFMYRIFMYKGKKINFSGTQRDKNYRLFQKNKVKFDPSLIVHETLIVNGIVSILKNKLLHYSFNSYKAFKIKMLRYGEMKAQEDFVKNKKATPFHLYIKPIGKFVEHYIVKFGILDGIKGITISYLYAISTKNRYKFLKKLYNGTQK; this comes from the coding sequence TTACTAATAATCAATCAGAACTATATAAAAAAATAAAAAAAACAGATATTCAATATGTAAATCTTGACATAAATAATCTTAGCTTTTTAAACCCTTTTAAAATAAGGAAATTAAATAAGGTTCTTAAAGAAAATAACATAGACTGTATTGTTATCAATATTTCAGAAGATTTAAAAATAGGTGGCTTGGCAGCAAAAAAAGCTGGTGTTAAAAGAATTGTTTATAGAAGAGGAAGCGCAACTCCAATAAAAAATAGTTTTTTAAATCGATATTATTTTAAAAATGTAATTACGGATGTACTTACCAACTCTAATGCTACAAAACTATCTGTGTTAGCAAATAACAAAAAATTATTTCCTGAAGAGAAAATTAAGATTATTTACAACGCCATTGATTGTTCTAATAATTCTAAAGAAATTCTACATAATAATAATTCTAACGATGAACTTATAATAACAAGTTTGGGAAGGTTAGAGTATGAAAAAAATCATCAGTTTTTAATTCATTTATCTAAAGAATTAAAAGACAGAAACATTAAACATAAAATTTATATAGGAGGTGATGGGTCTCTAAAAGAAAAATTAGTGAAATTATCTAAAGAACTTAATGTGCATAACGAAGTTATTTTTTTAGGCTTTATAGATGATATAAAAAAGTTTATAAAATCTAGCCATATATTTATACACCCTTCACTATGGGAAGGTTTTGGGTATGTACTTGCTGAAGCTTCTCTCTGCCATAAACCTGTTATTGCTTTTAATACTACAAGTATACCAGAAATAGTAATAAATAATAAAAGTGGTTACATAGTAGAACTAAATAATGTAAATAAAGTTGCTAACAAAGTAGAACTTCTTGCATCTAATAGTAAATTAAGAGATGAATTAGGAACTTATGGGTTTAATTATATTAACTCAACCTTTAACAACTCTTTTATTTACAAGCAAATGGAAGAGTATTTAGCTCCAAAAAATAAAAAAAATAAAATCTCAGCATTACTAATAACTTATAATGAAGAAAATAATATATGTGAAGTTATAGAAAATATAAGTTTCGCTGATGAGATTATAGTTATAGATTCTTTTAGTACTGATAAAACTGAAGAACTTGCAAAAAAATATAACAACATAACTTTTATAAAAAGAGAATTTAAAAACTATACAGATCAAAAGTCCTATGCTTTATCTTTAGCTAAAAACAATTGGATTTTATTTGTTGATGCTGATGAAAGAATATCTTTATCATTAAAAAATGAAATTATTTCAACAGTAAATAGCTCCAATCCTGCTGCTGCATATTTTATGTATCGCATTTTTATGTACAAAGGAAAAAAAATTAATTTTAGTGGTACCCAAAGAGATAAAAATTACAGGCTATTTCAAAAAAACAAGGTAAAATTTGACCCTAGTTTAATTGTTCATGAAACTCTTATTGTAAATGGTATTGTAAGTATTTTAAAAAATAAATTATTACATTATTCTTTTAATAGTTACAAAGCTTTTAAAATTAAAATGCTTCGCTATGGAGAAATGAAAGCTCAAGAAGATTTTGTTAAAAACAAAAAAGCTACTCCTTTTCATCTTTATATAAAACCAATAGGAAAATTTGTAGAACACTACATAGTAAAATTTGGTATTTTAGATGGTATTAAAGGTATAACTATTAGTTATTTATATGCCATCTCTACAAAAAATAGATATAAATTTCTAAAAAAATTATATAATGGCACACAAAAATAA